The Actinomadura sp. WMMB 499 genome includes a window with the following:
- a CDS encoding PucR family transcriptional regulator ligand-binding domain-containing protein — MALTVADVLELPAMRAGLPAVLAGAARLDRNVRWVHVSDIPNVSEVLAGHELVLTTGQAMAASARSAVALVEQLAQASAAGLVVELGAAYPRVQPEAVARAEELGLPLVCLHAQVRFVDVTEATHRRLVAAQYEQVEFAKAMHEAFTRLSLAGAPPDEIVRGTGELTGRSVVLEDLGRRVIAYRAAGGDVAGLLDGWERRSRLARPFTRDDPAPGPGWVAAHVGARGRSWARLVAVGSPGEADRDAHDRVLMVLERAAEALELHRMAARDELAERLRAQDGLLRAVQEGSLATEADAIASLTSLGVRPGRCHVGVAVRRAGRPRSPRRDERTARRELLRLSEQVSQTLRGVGVEGLTGVLSGGQVGVVLCLPSARQEERALRALAAGLREVAGDDLRLGVGEPVSGLLAARESLRSACVVVDVAVAMPPAEQGFRRHRDVRIRGLIHALRDDPRLQGFAEVELARVLAHDARAQDGTLDLLRRYLAVDGNKAELARVSHRNRSSLYPRLKKLEALLGVPLDDHESRLSLGVALLAHDQAERS; from the coding sequence GTGGCACTGACGGTGGCGGACGTCCTGGAGCTGCCGGCGATGCGCGCCGGGCTGCCCGCGGTCCTCGCGGGGGCCGCGCGGCTCGACCGGAACGTGCGGTGGGTGCACGTCAGCGACATCCCGAACGTCAGCGAGGTCCTCGCCGGGCACGAGCTGGTGCTGACGACCGGGCAGGCGATGGCGGCGTCGGCGCGGTCGGCGGTCGCGCTGGTGGAGCAGTTGGCGCAGGCGTCCGCCGCCGGGCTCGTGGTGGAGCTCGGCGCGGCCTATCCGCGGGTCCAGCCGGAGGCGGTCGCGCGCGCGGAGGAGCTCGGGCTGCCGCTGGTGTGCCTGCACGCGCAGGTCCGGTTCGTCGACGTCACCGAGGCCACGCACCGGCGCCTCGTCGCCGCGCAGTACGAGCAGGTGGAGTTCGCGAAGGCGATGCACGAGGCGTTCACCCGGCTGAGCCTCGCGGGCGCGCCCCCGGACGAGATCGTGCGCGGCACCGGCGAGCTGACCGGGCGGTCGGTGGTGCTGGAGGACCTCGGCCGGCGCGTCATCGCCTACCGCGCCGCGGGCGGGGACGTCGCGGGCCTGCTCGACGGCTGGGAGCGCCGGTCGCGGCTGGCCCGCCCGTTCACCCGGGACGATCCGGCGCCGGGGCCGGGCTGGGTCGCCGCCCACGTGGGCGCGCGCGGACGCTCGTGGGCGCGTCTCGTCGCCGTCGGCTCCCCCGGAGAGGCGGACCGGGACGCGCACGACCGCGTCCTGATGGTGCTCGAACGGGCCGCCGAGGCGCTCGAACTGCACCGGATGGCGGCGCGGGACGAGCTGGCCGAGCGGCTGCGCGCCCAGGACGGGCTGCTGCGGGCCGTCCAGGAGGGGTCACTGGCGACCGAGGCCGACGCGATCGCGAGCCTGACCTCGCTCGGCGTCCGGCCGGGCCGGTGCCACGTCGGTGTCGCGGTCCGCCGCGCCGGGCGGCCGCGGTCCCCGCGCCGGGACGAGCGGACGGCCCGCCGGGAGCTGCTGCGGCTGTCGGAGCAGGTGTCGCAGACGTTGCGCGGCGTGGGCGTCGAGGGGCTGACCGGCGTCCTGAGCGGAGGGCAGGTCGGTGTCGTCCTCTGCCTGCCGTCCGCCCGGCAGGAGGAGCGGGCGCTGCGCGCCCTGGCAGCCGGCCTGCGCGAGGTCGCCGGCGACGACCTGCGGCTGGGCGTCGGGGAGCCGGTGAGCGGGCTGCTCGCCGCCCGCGAGTCCCTGCGGTCGGCGTGCGTCGTGGTGGACGTCGCGGTCGCGATGCCGCCCGCCGAGCAGGGGTTCCGGCGGCACCGCGACGTCCGCATCCGGGGGCTGATCCACGCGCTGCGGGACGATCCGCGCCTGCAGGGCTTCGCGGAGGTCGAGCTGGCGCGGGTCCTGGCCCACGACGCCCGCGCGCAGGACGGCACCCTCGACCTCCTCCGCCGCTACCTCGCCGTGGACGGCAACAAGGCCGAGCTGGCGCGGGTCTCGCACCGCAACCGCAGTTCGCTGTACCCGCGCCTGAAGAAGCTCGAAGCGCTGCTCGGGGTGCCGCTGGACGACCACGAGTCCCGGCTCTCGCTCGGTGTGGCGCTGCTCGCGCACGATCAGGCCGAGCGTTCGTGA